The proteins below come from a single Pseudarthrobacter sp. SSS035 genomic window:
- a CDS encoding 3-hydroxyacyl-CoA dehydrogenase family protein: MTATLVPTEVGVLGGGRMGAGIAHAFCVAGSRVIVIERDAAAAAAARDRVLASLSASVSKGATTESLADLAARVSVGTDYAAFSQAELVIEAVPEDLALKAGALQAIEQNLSETAWLASNTSSISIDLLASGLARPDRFCGMHFFNPVPSSRLVEIVVSNVSDAELARLARGWVAGLKKTAIVVKDSPGFASSRLGLVLGLEAIRMVEEGVASPEDIDAAMVLGYQHPIGPLKLTDIVGLDVRLGIAEYLATTLGGRFEPPALLRLMVKEGRLGRKTGNGFYTWPDGA; the protein is encoded by the coding sequence ATGACAGCGACTCTGGTTCCGACAGAAGTTGGCGTACTCGGCGGTGGAAGGATGGGCGCCGGGATCGCGCATGCGTTCTGCGTTGCGGGCTCACGGGTGATCGTCATAGAGCGTGACGCTGCCGCCGCGGCTGCAGCCAGGGATCGCGTCCTCGCATCCCTCAGCGCCAGCGTTTCCAAGGGTGCAACCACAGAATCGTTGGCGGATCTTGCTGCGCGTGTTTCCGTCGGTACTGACTACGCAGCGTTCTCGCAGGCAGAGCTCGTGATCGAAGCCGTTCCGGAAGACCTCGCACTGAAGGCCGGGGCCCTGCAGGCGATCGAACAAAACCTCAGCGAAACGGCGTGGCTGGCCAGTAATACGTCGTCGATCTCCATCGACCTACTCGCGAGCGGGTTGGCACGTCCCGACCGCTTCTGCGGCATGCATTTCTTCAACCCTGTGCCATCTTCACGCCTGGTCGAGATAGTCGTATCCAATGTCAGCGATGCGGAATTGGCTCGTCTGGCTCGGGGCTGGGTCGCGGGTCTGAAGAAGACCGCAATTGTCGTCAAAGACTCGCCGGGTTTTGCCAGTTCGAGGCTCGGTCTGGTACTGGGACTAGAGGCGATCCGCATGGTGGAGGAAGGCGTCGCCTCGCCGGAGGACATCGATGCCGCCATGGTGCTCGGCTACCAGCATCCGATAGGACCACTCAAGTTGACTGACATTGTGGGCCTGGATGTTCGGCTCGGCATCGCCGAGTATCTCGCTACGACGCTGGGTGGCCGGTTTGAGCCGCCGGCACTCTTGCGCCTGATGGTGAAGGAAGGTCGACTGGGACGCAAGACCGGTAACGGTTTCTACACCTGGCCCGACGGAGCATGA
- a CDS encoding IclR family transcriptional regulator encodes MTVSSETLSAGEAAEMVSREGSGGLAVPSVVQAFAVIDLLADSGSRMRLAEVVSATGLPKTTVHRLLRTLGMLGITQRDNDGFILGPALARYGNARVPNHGEIIGLFYSVIGRMQEELDETVQLAVLTPPDVTFIAFIDSSRSVRLATRLGRRLPVHASATGKALLAFSQEETVKNALEGPLAALTEWTITDRSVILTQLKAARARGWASESQESAANLSCVAVPVLDATGHALAAITVCLPMPIIPEPRQRHLAGIATRYARELSSRISH; translated from the coding sequence ATGACCGTGTCATCAGAAACATTGTCTGCCGGCGAGGCAGCGGAGATGGTTTCCCGGGAGGGTTCCGGTGGTCTGGCGGTGCCCTCGGTCGTCCAGGCCTTCGCCGTCATCGATTTGCTGGCCGACTCCGGCAGCCGCATGCGTCTGGCGGAGGTCGTCTCCGCCACCGGTCTTCCGAAAACGACGGTGCACCGGTTGTTGAGGACGCTGGGCATGCTAGGGATCACGCAACGCGACAACGACGGATTCATCCTCGGCCCGGCATTGGCCCGGTACGGCAATGCCCGGGTTCCCAACCACGGCGAAATCATCGGGCTGTTCTACTCAGTAATCGGGCGCATGCAAGAGGAGCTGGACGAAACGGTGCAGCTGGCGGTTCTTACTCCGCCCGACGTCACCTTCATAGCTTTTATCGACAGCAGCCGGTCCGTCAGGCTCGCCACACGCCTGGGACGCCGCCTGCCGGTCCACGCCTCGGCGACGGGCAAAGCCTTGTTGGCGTTCAGCCAGGAGGAGACGGTGAAAAACGCCTTGGAGGGACCCCTGGCTGCATTGACTGAGTGGACCATTACCGACCGAAGCGTGATTCTGACCCAGCTAAAAGCTGCAAGAGCCCGCGGCTGGGCCAGTGAATCGCAGGAATCCGCGGCCAACCTCAGCTGCGTGGCTGTACCGGTTCTTGATGCGACGGGGCATGCCCTGGCCGCCATCACCGTGTGCCTGCCCATGCCAATCATTCCCGAACCACGCCAAAGGCACCTTGCCGGCATCGCCACCCGCTATGCCCGCGAGCTATCAAGCCGGATCAGCCACTGA
- a CDS encoding CaiB/BaiF CoA-transferase family protein codes for MTSRERNAESGNNRPLEGIRVIDYSQFVAGPLCTMLLASLGADVVKVESPVGDAYRHYEPLGDNESTRFYALNQGKRSVVCDLKTAEGRAFSDSLIATADVVVHNMPHQRAALFGLDSETIRGINSAAVVAVVSAFGTHGPKSGQVGYDLIAQAYSGLLMADADPGDQVPRRSGGIPFSDITSGLLACISVLAGLTNTTSQTSRHFEVSLLSASLLTQIQDFVRLEKAPRPGVDSHGIANVGDLTAVSESVRSSAELEPYYRCYEAGDGFFALACLTITQREKVLELLSLEDPWVANPQSPPANDVEREIRTGLARSFARQFREASASHWIEQFRLVAVPAGEVRLLTQLFDDEQVEANGLVRRHQQARGGSVDVYGTPFKINGIPSLTKRPAPRLGQHNVELQKELSKREEYAK; via the coding sequence ATGACATCCAGGGAGAGAAACGCAGAATCAGGGAACAACCGCCCTCTGGAGGGCATTCGGGTTATCGACTATTCCCAGTTCGTGGCAGGGCCGCTGTGCACGATGCTGTTGGCAAGTCTCGGTGCGGACGTCGTCAAAGTCGAATCTCCGGTTGGGGATGCCTATCGACACTACGAACCGCTGGGCGACAACGAAAGCACACGCTTCTACGCACTGAATCAGGGGAAGCGATCCGTCGTCTGCGATTTGAAGACAGCGGAAGGACGGGCGTTCTCGGACAGCTTGATTGCAACGGCAGACGTCGTTGTTCATAACATGCCGCACCAGCGCGCAGCCCTGTTTGGGCTCGACAGCGAAACGATCCGCGGAATTAACAGCGCCGCGGTTGTTGCTGTAGTATCCGCGTTCGGCACTCATGGCCCGAAGTCAGGGCAAGTCGGTTACGACCTGATTGCACAGGCGTATTCCGGCCTGCTCATGGCGGACGCGGATCCCGGCGACCAAGTTCCGCGTCGCAGTGGCGGGATTCCTTTTTCCGATATAACGTCCGGGCTTCTCGCATGCATTAGCGTGCTTGCGGGCCTGACCAACACGACATCGCAAACATCTCGGCATTTCGAAGTCTCGCTGCTCTCTGCATCGCTACTCACGCAGATCCAGGACTTCGTCAGGCTTGAGAAGGCTCCACGCCCAGGGGTAGATTCCCACGGAATCGCGAATGTCGGCGATCTCACCGCGGTGTCCGAGTCCGTGCGCAGTTCCGCCGAACTTGAACCTTACTACCGCTGCTACGAAGCAGGCGACGGCTTCTTCGCCCTCGCCTGTCTGACGATAACCCAGCGGGAGAAGGTACTGGAGCTGCTAAGCCTGGAGGATCCATGGGTCGCTAACCCACAATCACCGCCGGCCAATGATGTAGAACGAGAAATTCGTACCGGACTAGCCCGCTCATTCGCAAGACAATTCCGTGAAGCATCGGCGAGCCACTGGATCGAACAGTTCCGCCTCGTGGCGGTTCCCGCCGGAGAAGTTCGCCTCCTGACGCAACTCTTCGATGACGAGCAGGTAGAGGCCAACGGATTGGTTCGTCGCCACCAACAGGCTCGTGGCGGATCCGTGGACGTTTATGGGACCCCCTTCAAGATCAATGGGATACCCAGCCTCACTAAGCGACCTGCCCCGCGATTAGGGCAACACAACGTTGAACTGCAAAAAGAACTTTCCAAGCGTGAGGAATACGCAAAATGA
- a CDS encoding acetyl-CoA C-acyltransferase: MTDVFLVGGTRTPIGRFAGGLSTVRPDDLAALVIAETVARSGVPTGAIDSVLFGAANQAGEDNRNVARMALLLAGLPDEIPGITVNQLCASGLASVMFAAQAIKAGEADVILAGGVESMTRAPWVQAKPERAFAKPGEISDTSIGWRFVNPRLAQRDKATLTMPETAEEVADLDGISRADADEFAMRSHVRALAAQDAGRFAGEIVAVPTNNGDILHDEGPRPDSNLKTLSGLRSVVRPNGVVTAGNSSSLNDGAAAILVASEQAVKRYGLTPRARVLGGASAGVAPEIMGLGPVPATRKLLNRLGLTVQDLGAVELNEAFATQSLACIRRLGLDPETVNADGGAIALGHPLGASGTRILITLLGRMEREDAHRGLATMCVGVGQGAALAVERA; this comes from the coding sequence ATGACGGACGTTTTCTTAGTCGGCGGTACCAGGACTCCAATCGGCCGCTTTGCCGGAGGGCTCTCCACCGTGCGACCAGATGACCTGGCCGCACTCGTTATCGCCGAAACAGTAGCCCGCAGCGGTGTACCGACGGGTGCTATTGACTCGGTCCTTTTCGGCGCCGCCAACCAGGCCGGCGAAGATAACAGGAACGTTGCTCGCATGGCTTTGCTGCTTGCGGGGCTGCCAGACGAAATTCCGGGAATCACCGTCAATCAACTGTGCGCTTCCGGCCTCGCATCGGTGATGTTCGCGGCCCAAGCAATCAAGGCAGGAGAGGCAGACGTCATTCTCGCTGGCGGCGTCGAATCAATGACCCGCGCTCCCTGGGTCCAGGCGAAGCCAGAGCGTGCTTTCGCTAAGCCAGGCGAGATCAGCGATACCTCAATCGGTTGGCGCTTCGTTAATCCCCGCCTGGCTCAGCGCGATAAGGCGACCCTGACGATGCCTGAGACCGCGGAGGAAGTTGCCGATCTCGATGGGATCTCTCGTGCTGACGCCGACGAGTTTGCGATGCGCTCCCACGTGCGCGCCCTCGCGGCCCAAGACGCCGGGCGGTTCGCTGGTGAGATTGTCGCAGTTCCGACAAACAACGGCGACATCCTGCACGACGAAGGACCCCGGCCCGACTCAAACCTGAAAACCCTGTCAGGATTGCGTTCCGTCGTCAGACCCAATGGCGTTGTCACCGCAGGAAACTCCAGCTCGCTCAATGATGGCGCGGCGGCGATCCTGGTCGCGAGCGAACAAGCGGTCAAGCGCTACGGCCTCACTCCGAGGGCGCGAGTTCTGGGAGGTGCAAGTGCCGGTGTCGCGCCAGAGATCATGGGGCTCGGTCCCGTGCCCGCGACCCGGAAGCTCCTCAACCGACTTGGCTTGACGGTGCAGGATCTTGGTGCCGTCGAACTCAATGAGGCTTTCGCGACCCAGTCGCTGGCGTGCATCCGCCGGCTTGGTCTCGATCCCGAAACTGTCAACGCGGACGGCGGGGCAATTGCACTCGGGCATCCGCTCGGGGCGTCCGGAACCCGCATCCTCATCACCTTGCTCGGCCGGATGGAGCGCGAAGACGCTCATCGCGGTCTGGCAACCATGTGTGTTGGTGTCGGACAAGGGGCAGCACTTGCAGTGGAGCGCGCATAG
- a CDS encoding SDR family oxidoreductase, with the protein MSTFIVTGGSSGIGLEIAKTFARAGHNVVLVARDQGRLDLASREIASFGVACETAALDVRDADAVAALIDRLPEVDGVVNNAAGNFAKPTVDLSLNGFRAVVEISLYGTFNFSTAVARRLMAEKKRGAICNIIATYAWTGAPGVAHSAAAKAGMLAFTKSVAREWGPNGIRVNAVAPGFVATDSAVANILSTRGASERMLDMIPLGRFAEAKEIAEAVTFLMSEKADYITGGVLTVDGGRSLGLTMHGQDPAGS; encoded by the coding sequence ATGAGCACCTTTATCGTGACAGGCGGGTCATCCGGAATCGGGCTCGAGATTGCAAAAACATTTGCCCGGGCTGGACACAACGTCGTGCTGGTCGCCCGCGATCAGGGTCGTCTCGACCTCGCCTCCCGAGAGATCGCCTCTTTCGGAGTGGCGTGCGAGACTGCAGCACTAGATGTGCGCGACGCCGACGCGGTCGCTGCGCTGATTGATCGCCTCCCGGAGGTTGACGGCGTTGTCAACAACGCGGCCGGAAATTTCGCCAAACCCACGGTCGATCTATCGCTCAACGGATTTCGTGCTGTCGTCGAGATATCGCTCTACGGGACGTTCAACTTCAGCACGGCAGTCGCCCGACGGTTGATGGCGGAGAAGAAGCGCGGCGCCATCTGCAACATCATCGCGACATATGCGTGGACGGGCGCACCGGGCGTTGCGCATTCCGCGGCGGCTAAAGCTGGCATGCTCGCTTTCACGAAGTCAGTGGCGCGGGAGTGGGGGCCTAACGGCATACGTGTGAACGCCGTCGCACCGGGATTCGTCGCCACAGACTCCGCAGTTGCCAACATCCTGTCTACCCGTGGGGCGAGCGAACGAATGCTCGACATGATTCCGCTGGGCCGCTTCGCCGAAGCGAAAGAGATCGCGGAAGCGGTCACCTTTTTGATGAGCGAGAAAGCGGATTACATTACCGGCGGGGTGCTCACAGTGGACGGCGGACGCTCGCTGGGCCTCACTATGCACGGCCAAGACCCGGCAGGAAGCTGA
- a CDS encoding MFS transporter, which yields MSSATLVGTVVGGPVIGYLTDIFGRKPMFFVDICTFLVCSLLMLAVTDAWQIVALGIVLGMAIGGDYAIGSPLLGEFTPARSRGNYLSILEILWNVGYVVSFLIGYLVLHAFPQAWHFILASPAIPSLIILLLRHNLPESPRWLLGKGRVAEAQAILAKMPQSLAISSFAREEPEKTRWTTLFTKDYVGRTIFCSVFWICIVIPYFALVFFQSEVLAVIGLENPIIGALIGTCVALVGPPWAGS from the coding sequence ATTTCCTCCGCGACACTTGTCGGCACCGTCGTCGGCGGGCCGGTCATCGGGTACCTCACCGACATCTTCGGACGGAAGCCGATGTTCTTTGTGGACATCTGCACGTTCTTGGTCTGCTCACTGTTGATGTTGGCCGTTACCGATGCCTGGCAGATCGTGGCCCTGGGCATCGTGCTGGGTATGGCGATCGGTGGCGACTATGCCATCGGGTCGCCACTGCTGGGCGAATTCACGCCGGCCCGAAGCCGCGGAAACTATCTCAGCATTCTGGAAATCCTGTGGAATGTCGGATACGTCGTGTCCTTCCTGATCGGATACCTGGTTCTGCACGCATTCCCACAGGCCTGGCACTTCATTCTGGCCAGTCCCGCTATCCCTTCCCTGATCATCCTCCTGCTCCGGCACAACCTCCCTGAATCCCCGCGTTGGCTGCTGGGCAAGGGCCGCGTCGCCGAAGCGCAGGCGATCCTCGCGAAGATGCCCCAGTCCCTGGCGATATCCTCCTTCGCCCGGGAAGAACCGGAAAAAACGCGCTGGACGACGCTCTTCACGAAGGACTACGTCGGCCGCACCATCTTCTGCTCCGTCTTTTGGATCTGCATCGTCATTCCCTACTTCGCCCTCGTGTTCTTCCAGTCTGAAGTTCTGGCTGTAATCGGCTTGGAAAACCCCATTATCGGGGCACTGATTGGGACATGCGTGGCCTTGGTGGGGCCGCCGTGGGCTGGCTCCTGA
- a CDS encoding MFS transporter, whose protein sequence is MTTKLPTQFLCIALLAGFCSSNAVVGLPLLVNASASPSSYMGFLLALLPLGTALGAFVTAPVRNRLGSAAATLSGAIFVLVIGSVTLTVSTATLALAIGMILVGMGEGIFWVCSQVLLSINSQSAGNHSAYLSQYALYTAGVFIGAALTGAFVAVLEAIGTESLLAGRVSLGLGVAASATAFLVWWPKRWSIVDAAGRAIISWRIITHGLTLQVQDLLIVSALAVVSLLAPLTLLDTFSFSPFAVGAAMGCIALSKIAGTIAARFSTRAFGSRKTVLASLITGLVACPVLALSGAPVYFVVAMFLASMSLTGIWPLIVAEAQNAAPISLRGHAAVAWNIREYIVIAASGVAGTWLYSNLGRPMMFAAAALLLTLATIATIRMPTSDNQALPVNANRKRGQ, encoded by the coding sequence ATGACCACAAAACTTCCCACCCAGTTCCTATGCATCGCCCTGCTTGCCGGGTTCTGCTCCAGCAACGCTGTCGTCGGGCTGCCACTCCTTGTGAACGCTTCAGCGTCCCCATCCTCTTACATGGGCTTTCTGCTCGCCCTGCTGCCCCTCGGCACTGCTCTCGGTGCTTTCGTCACCGCTCCCGTCCGAAATCGATTGGGTTCGGCTGCGGCCACTCTGTCGGGTGCGATCTTCGTCCTGGTGATCGGAAGCGTGACCCTCACGGTCTCTACAGCGACTTTGGCACTCGCTATCGGCATGATTCTGGTCGGTATGGGAGAAGGAATTTTCTGGGTCTGCAGTCAAGTTCTGCTCTCAATCAACTCTCAATCGGCCGGAAACCATTCGGCGTACCTGTCCCAGTACGCCCTGTATACGGCAGGCGTGTTCATCGGTGCAGCCTTGACCGGAGCGTTCGTTGCTGTATTGGAAGCCATCGGCACCGAATCGCTTCTCGCCGGGCGGGTCAGTCTTGGTCTGGGTGTTGCCGCCTCCGCAACTGCTTTTCTGGTGTGGTGGCCGAAGCGGTGGTCGATTGTCGATGCCGCTGGCCGCGCGATCATCAGCTGGAGAATCATCACGCACGGCCTGACCCTTCAAGTTCAGGATCTTCTCATCGTCTCGGCACTCGCGGTTGTGTCGCTGTTGGCGCCGCTCACCCTCCTCGATACGTTCTCGTTTTCCCCGTTCGCGGTCGGAGCGGCGATGGGCTGTATCGCACTGAGCAAGATTGCAGGCACTATCGCCGCCCGCTTCTCAACGCGCGCGTTCGGGAGCCGGAAGACAGTGCTGGCTTCATTAATCACCGGACTCGTCGCCTGCCCGGTTTTGGCGCTCTCCGGGGCACCCGTCTATTTCGTTGTGGCCATGTTTCTCGCGTCGATGTCTCTGACCGGCATCTGGCCACTCATCGTCGCTGAAGCCCAGAACGCAGCACCAATATCGCTCCGGGGTCATGCCGCTGTCGCCTGGAATATTCGCGAGTACATCGTCATTGCAGCATCCGGAGTTGCTGGGACATGGCTCTATTCGAACCTGGGTCGACCCATGATGTTCGCTGCTGCGGCTCTTCTGCTGACCTTAGCCACAATCGCCACGATTAGAATGCCTACGTCCGACAATCAGGCCCTTCCTGTTAACGCCAACCGAAAACGGGGCCAATAG
- a CDS encoding MFS transporter, which produces MRGLGGAAVGWLLIDRVGRRLILIVPMFATCVFLVLVALNKVLDMSVGVTVTAFFGYLFFYGIMSILCGVYPLEVFPTSVRTSGMGFAAAMSRVGAATGTFLLPIVLASFGLNVVLFGLAAVCLIGGVTAFFMAPETAGKELTETGSPQGTDRKVRREPAVSRP; this is translated from the coding sequence ATGCGTGGCCTTGGTGGGGCCGCCGTGGGCTGGCTCCTGATCGATCGGGTCGGACGCCGCCTCATCCTCATCGTTCCCATGTTCGCCACCTGCGTCTTCCTGGTTCTGGTCGCCCTGAACAAGGTGCTGGACATGTCCGTCGGTGTAACGGTCACAGCTTTCTTCGGCTACCTGTTTTTCTACGGAATCATGAGCATCCTGTGCGGGGTCTACCCGCTGGAAGTGTTCCCCACCTCAGTCCGCACCTCCGGCATGGGCTTCGCCGCAGCAATGTCCCGCGTCGGGGCCGCCACCGGAACGTTCCTTCTGCCGATCGTGCTCGCAAGCTTTGGCTTGAACGTGGTCCTGTTTGGCCTGGCGGCGGTATGCCTCATAGGAGGGGTCACGGCCTTCTTCATGGCCCCTGAAACCGCCGGCAAAGAGCTCACCGAAACCGGCAGCCCCCAAGGGACAGACCGAAAAGTACGCCGTGAGCCCGCAGTCAGCCGCCCCTAA
- a CDS encoding enoyl-CoA hydratase/isomerase family protein: MSNIILEKLADRWHVTLNRPEARNAIDRDTVQELHAVCDALEREPRVLILSGAGGIFAAGADIRQLLKRGASDARAGINTNLFTRIAELPMPVIAVVDGHALGGGAELAYAADFRIASHSARFGNPETKLGIIAAGGALWRLPALVGEPVAKQVLLAGRILDAEESLRLNLVISLHEPKDLRTASDALVDQILKGDPLAIQKTKAVLAGDSETHPRADLEAQAILFESDAKTERMTAFLEGRR, encoded by the coding sequence ATGTCCAACATAATCCTTGAGAAGCTCGCCGACCGCTGGCACGTTACCCTCAACCGGCCAGAAGCGCGCAACGCAATCGACCGGGACACGGTGCAGGAACTCCATGCGGTCTGCGACGCGCTCGAACGCGAACCTCGAGTTCTTATCTTGTCCGGTGCGGGCGGGATTTTTGCTGCCGGTGCCGACATCCGCCAACTTCTCAAACGGGGTGCGTCGGATGCCCGCGCCGGCATCAATACGAATTTATTCACCCGCATCGCTGAGCTTCCGATGCCGGTCATCGCCGTGGTGGATGGACATGCGCTCGGCGGCGGGGCAGAACTTGCCTACGCCGCTGACTTTCGCATAGCCAGCCACTCCGCCCGATTCGGCAACCCGGAGACCAAGCTGGGAATCATCGCAGCGGGTGGCGCACTGTGGCGTCTGCCGGCCCTCGTCGGCGAGCCGGTCGCCAAGCAGGTCCTGCTGGCCGGGCGAATCCTGGACGCCGAAGAGTCGCTGCGCCTGAACCTGGTAATCAGCCTTCACGAGCCGAAGGACCTGCGCACGGCCTCAGATGCTCTCGTCGATCAGATTCTGAAAGGCGACCCTCTTGCGATCCAGAAGACCAAAGCCGTACTCGCGGGCGACAGCGAGACCCATCCGCGCGCCGATCTCGAAGCACAAGCCATTCTCTTCGAATCTGATGCCAAAACTGAGCGGATGACCGCATTTTTGGAAGGTAGACGATGA
- a CDS encoding NAD-dependent succinate-semialdehyde dehydrogenase translates to MSKSTNSRDTVAGVAVPTSLFINGAWRQSNGGRLFDVADPATGKVIATVSDADTTDAEEALAAAAQAQQTWGLTSPRERAAILLAAFYAVQAKRHEIAAVITAEMGRPLAESLAEVDYGAEFLRWFAEQTAHVHGDYGPSPSGAFRVVTTKVPVGPSLLITPWNFPLAMGTRKIGAALAAGCTVILKPAAQTPLTAALLVEILADVGVPDGVVNLIPTNDAGGQSKALMNDARLRKVSFTGSTTVGSVLLRQAADHVLKSSMELGGNGPFLVLHDADVDAAVDGAMIAKFRNGGQSCVAANRFIVHKNVADRFTAELADRTAALKVGEGTIAGVGVGPLIDARQRDKVHELVADAVQRGARALCGGSLIEGEGYFYAPTVLADVPSDARINHEEIFGPVAPITVVESDEEAIRLANDTPYGLAAFVYTGDGARAFTVAERLEAGMIGINRGLVSEAGAPFGGIKASGLGREGGHLGIEEYLETKYFALDLTVPSARNEGAAL, encoded by the coding sequence ATGAGTAAAAGTACAAACAGCCGCGACACCGTTGCTGGCGTGGCCGTTCCAACCAGCCTTTTCATCAACGGGGCCTGGCGCCAATCAAACGGAGGGAGGTTGTTCGATGTGGCCGACCCGGCCACCGGAAAGGTCATCGCCACGGTCTCAGACGCCGACACAACCGATGCCGAAGAAGCCCTCGCTGCCGCAGCCCAGGCACAGCAGACATGGGGCCTCACCAGCCCGCGGGAACGGGCGGCCATTCTGCTCGCCGCGTTCTACGCGGTTCAGGCCAAGCGCCATGAGATTGCAGCTGTCATCACGGCCGAAATGGGAAGGCCGCTGGCAGAGTCTCTGGCCGAAGTCGATTACGGCGCCGAATTCCTCCGCTGGTTTGCCGAGCAAACGGCCCACGTGCACGGAGACTACGGCCCCTCGCCGTCCGGGGCGTTCCGTGTCGTGACAACAAAGGTCCCCGTCGGGCCGAGCCTTCTCATCACACCCTGGAATTTTCCGCTCGCCATGGGCACCCGGAAAATCGGTGCAGCATTGGCGGCCGGATGCACCGTCATCCTCAAGCCTGCAGCGCAGACCCCCCTGACGGCTGCCCTCCTCGTCGAGATCCTTGCCGACGTCGGTGTCCCGGACGGCGTGGTCAATCTCATCCCCACCAACGACGCCGGCGGCCAATCCAAGGCCCTCATGAATGATGCCAGGCTGCGCAAGGTCAGCTTCACCGGATCCACCACTGTTGGATCCGTGCTCCTCCGCCAGGCGGCCGACCATGTCCTGAAGTCCTCCATGGAGCTCGGGGGAAACGGACCGTTCCTCGTCCTCCACGACGCTGACGTTGACGCTGCCGTTGACGGGGCGATGATTGCCAAGTTCCGAAACGGCGGACAATCATGCGTGGCCGCAAACCGGTTCATCGTCCACAAAAACGTCGCCGACCGGTTCACGGCTGAACTCGCCGACCGGACAGCTGCCCTCAAAGTCGGCGAAGGCACCATCGCCGGTGTCGGCGTCGGTCCGCTTATCGACGCCCGCCAACGCGACAAAGTGCATGAACTCGTCGCCGACGCAGTGCAAAGGGGCGCACGTGCACTTTGCGGCGGATCCCTGATCGAGGGTGAGGGATACTTCTACGCGCCGACCGTGCTGGCAGATGTCCCATCGGACGCCAGAATCAATCACGAGGAAATCTTCGGACCGGTTGCACCCATAACCGTCGTCGAAAGTGACGAGGAGGCCATCAGGCTCGCCAATGACACCCCCTACGGCTTGGCAGCGTTCGTTTACACCGGTGATGGTGCCCGGGCGTTCACCGTCGCCGAGCGCTTGGAAGCAGGCATGATCGGGATCAACCGGGGACTGGTTTCAGAGGCCGGAGCCCCCTTCGGGGGAATCAAGGCCTCCGGGCTTGGCCGTGAAGGCGGCCACCTCGGCATCGAGGAATACCTCGAAACCAAATACTTCGCCCTCGATCTGACGGTGCCGTCGGCCCGGAATGAAGGAGCAGCACTGTGA
- a CDS encoding acyl-CoA dehydrogenase family protein, whose amino-acid sequence MTTEVETFASSVRQLVGTINSSDSWRPGAHIDSQDPALTAGLHDLGWGDLVGDTDFLPFVGAAALELGRAALTPFDVTGLLGGSPVVSGLAMHGAVGSAVAVPEKNGYQLKTITASSPVNFSDSLGVHLVEATTDQEFIEDGDLRRAAWEAAVVGYFAGLAIGAVDMAISHAAERQIFGKTLAHVPAVQQRIADAATTATALRLSAASGAHGIAAIAYASSRTWAVMAHCHLVFGAIGYTLEFPLQRYARHTKALSTFVNGWVDQQILIEA is encoded by the coding sequence ATGACCACCGAAGTAGAAACCTTCGCTTCTTCCGTGCGCCAACTCGTAGGGACGATCAACTCTAGCGATTCGTGGCGCCCCGGCGCTCATATCGACTCCCAGGATCCCGCGCTTACTGCCGGCCTTCACGATCTCGGTTGGGGGGATCTCGTCGGCGATACAGACTTCCTCCCCTTCGTCGGAGCCGCCGCGCTGGAACTCGGACGCGCCGCTCTCACCCCATTTGACGTGACGGGGCTGCTGGGTGGTAGCCCGGTTGTCAGTGGGCTCGCAATGCACGGTGCAGTGGGCAGCGCGGTTGCCGTTCCGGAAAAGAACGGTTATCAGCTCAAGACCATCACGGCCAGCAGCCCGGTTAACTTCTCGGACTCTCTCGGCGTGCATCTGGTCGAGGCTACAACAGACCAAGAATTCATCGAAGACGGGGACCTCAGACGGGCCGCCTGGGAGGCAGCAGTCGTTGGATACTTCGCAGGGCTTGCCATAGGGGCTGTCGATATGGCGATCTCCCATGCGGCGGAACGCCAGATCTTCGGAAAGACGCTCGCGCACGTTCCGGCAGTACAGCAGCGGATAGCGGATGCCGCAACGACTGCCACAGCGCTTCGTCTCTCCGCCGCCAGCGGGGCGCACGGCATCGCGGCCATCGCATACGCCTCCTCACGAACCTGGGCGGTGATGGCCCACTGTCACCTCGTCTTTGGTGCGATCGGATACACCCTCGAATTTCCACTACAGCGATACGCGCGCCACACCAAGGCGCTCAGCACGTTTGTGAACGGCTGGGTTGATCAGCAGATCCTGATTGAAGCATGA